Within the Rosa rugosa chromosome 2, drRosRugo1.1, whole genome shotgun sequence genome, the region TTTGTGTGTTGGATTCGCATTTGATGAATGTAGACTCATTATCATTTCCAATGGCTCATGGTTTCATGAAAATGACATTCAGTTTAAACTGATTACTGTTGAAAGATTATTTGCATAGCATGATTAACTTGCTCTATGCCCTTGGTTTCGTAAGGTTATTATGCCGTTGGTtttccaaagtacccaaaagtCACCAATTAACCAATTAAAACTCGATGGATTTGGGTTCAATATTGCCATCAATTTCTAATCGTTCTAAAAGCACCAAATAATTCTGAAATGGtaaaattagaagaaaaataaaacaaaggtTTGTCCATACGCGCCAGATATCTGTAGTTTTTGTCCTTCACCCATTGCATGTTATCAAGACTATCTTCTTTCTTGCACACTCAAAACTCGCAAAATACCAAACGTCCAAACTGGAAGCTCTTCCTCCATGCCATTTCCTCATCCAAGTATTCATGTAAGTCTCAGTCATCGTTCTGGGCTATTGTCCATTGAGTTCGATATTCTTATCTCGTTCTTCATTGTTCGTTTCCGTGGCATTTAATTTAATGGATTATTGGAACTGGCTGTAGAAGAAAGTGACCATCAGTAGCATAAAACAGTCCGAGTGACAGTTGCAAAAATGAAACTATCAGTCTTGCATTGTTTTATGTTTCTTAGGACCCTGTTCTTTCTTGATAGGAATGCTGGATTATAATGAGTTTATGACTTGTTATATAAAAACCGAAGGCATTATCTTTGTATTACTTCCTCAGAGGCCATTTAGCGTCTTCTTTGTTGTCTGTTTCTTTCTATTCATATCTGTTCCCAAATATGAGTGGTCTTTTGGTACTTTCATGGTCCATTTAGCACAAACCTTTGAAAGGATTTGTGATGTTTAAGCAAAAGTTTTCTTCTGGATGATCAAATAATTTACTTCCTCTGTAAAAATGGTAATTTCATTTGATAATTAAACTTATGTAGGTTGACTGTTGAGCGTGCCATTAGCTACATTTTCATTGGATCAAGAAGCTGCAAGACTAATTGCAGATGGAAAGCCAAGAGTTCCAATGGTGGAGCTGCTGAAAAGAGCAAGCCTAAGCTTGACACCATCTATATTGACAAACGCGGGAAATTCAGAAGCTTCAACCACAAGAAAGTGTCTAGGAAACGATGTAATCAGAACATTGCACTCATTTTGTTGTCTTAGCAGTAGCTGTTATTGCATACATCATGTTCAAAATTGCGGACGGTCTTCTTTGTATAGGTGGTTCTCTAAGGAGCCGAGGATGGAAGTATGGATCTGGGTTTGTTGATGGAATTTTCCCAGTGATGAGCCCCACTGCTGAGCAGATTCTGGACATTGTACAGAACGAAGAGGATAGAATTAAAATATGGGAAGTTCTTGACACTCTTCCGGCCTCTCATATCATATGGGATGACATCATTAATGTAGCTGTTCAACTTCGTCTCAATAAAATGTGGGATTCCATAATCTTGGTGAGAAACTAGTACATCCCACTTCATGTTGAATTTTATTACTAGAAATGACTTGGCTGAGTGTAATATTGTAATGCTGGCTAGATATGTGAGTGGATATTGCACAAGAGCTCCTACAAGCCAGATGTAATCTGCTTCAATTTACTGCTAGACGCTTATGGGCAGAAATCACTGCATAAAGAGGCAGAATCCACATATTTGGAACTTCTTGAAGCTCGATGCATTCCCACCGAGGACACTTATGCCCTTCTTATAAAGGCCTACTGCAAGTCTGGATTGCTAGATAGGGCTGAAGCCATTTTTGGTGAAATGCGCAAGTATGGTCTTCCTCCAAGTATGTGTCTTATTCAATTACTAGCTGCTTATACATATAAGTAAACATGTAGTTAGTTGGAGGAGCTAAGTTGACAACTTACATAATGAAATGTGGAAAAGTATCAGTATAACCTGTATGTTactgttctttcttctttcagttATATCTTAGAGATTTGGTTTCAGATGTGCCTTACTTTTCCTAAATATCTCTTGTTAGTTTATCAGATACGATTGATTACATTTCCTTTACACTAAGAACAATGTGAATTCATGCAGAAAGATCCTAATTTTACTCAGGTGCAATTGTGTTTGATGCTTATATTAATGGGTTGATAAAAGGAGGAAACCCTCAAAAAGCAGAAGAGATCTTTCAGAGGATGAAAAGAGATCAATGCGAACCATCTGCGGACACTTATACTATGTTAATCAATATATATGGGAAGGTGAGCAGAATTGACAACATAGTATTTTGTGTAATATATCTTCAAGTTGTATGTTCTTTGAATGACTAACAAGAAAATGTCATGTACTCACATGTTGTATTGCTTGCCTGCTTAAACAATGCAATACAATACAAGTATACAACGTCTCATCAAAGTTCAAATATTTTGCAGGCAAGAAAATCCTTTATGGCCCTAAAACTGTTCCGCGAAATGAGAAGTCAGAAATGTAAACCGAACATATGCACATATACTGCTTTGATAAATGCATTTGCTAGGGAAGGAAATTGTGAGAAAGCAGAAGAGATATTTGAGCAGCTACAAGAGGCAGGGCTTGAGCCTGATGTGTATGCTTACAATGCCCTTATGGAAGCTTACAGGTTAATATCTCATGAGCTTTGTTCTTTAAGGTTCCATGATTGTGAAATCATTTCATGGTACAATACTGAACTTGTTCTGAATTACATCATATAATATATTATAGGAAACAGGAAAGCTTTCAAACTATATAAAGTGCATAACATGTTTTAAGAGTAAATATATGTCCAAGTTGCTTCAATATGACCCAAATTTCTTTGACATTTCTCTCTTAACAGTCGAGCAGGATATCCTTATGGAGCTGCAGAAATTTTCTCTTTGATGCAGCACATGGGATGTGAACCAGATAGAGCTTCATATAATATCATGGTAGATGCATATGGTAGAGGGGGTCTGCATGAAGGTAATTTAACATTTAGCCTTTGAAGAGATGAAGGTTAAATTAACATTT harbors:
- the LOC133728898 gene encoding pentatricopeptide repeat-containing protein At2g35130; the protein is MLTVERAISYIFIGSRSCKTNCRWKAKSSNGGAAEKSKPKLDTIYIDKRGKFRSFNHKKVSRKRCGSLRSRGWKYGSGFVDGIFPVMSPTAEQILDIVQNEEDRIKIWEVLDTLPASHIIWDDIINVAVQLRLNKMWDSIILICEWILHKSSYKPDVICFNLLLDAYGQKSLHKEAESTYLELLEARCIPTEDTYALLIKAYCKSGLLDRAEAIFGEMRKYGLPPSAIVFDAYINGLIKGGNPQKAEEIFQRMKRDQCEPSADTYTMLINIYGKARKSFMALKLFREMRSQKCKPNICTYTALINAFAREGNCEKAEEIFEQLQEAGLEPDVYAYNALMEAYSRAGYPYGAAEIFSLMQHMGCEPDRASYNIMVDAYGRGGLHEDAQAAFEEMKRLGITPTIKSHMLLLSAYSKAGNVARCEDIVNQMRESGLELDTFVINSMLNLYGRLGQLEKMEEVLTALEKGPYAADISTYNILINIYGRAGFFDKMEELFQSLPVKKLKPDVVTWTSRLGAYSRKKLYTRCLEIFEEMIDAGCYPDGGTAKVLLASCSSEDQTKQVSVVIRTMHKDVRTVLPI